In Numenius arquata chromosome 17, bNumArq3.hap1.1, whole genome shotgun sequence, a genomic segment contains:
- the SDK2 gene encoding protein sidekick-2, which produces MARLGSWGLLCFAVLALPGPPGAGAQDDVSPYFKTEPVRSQVHLEGNRLVLTCMAEGSWPLEFKWLHNSRELTKFSLEYRYMITSLDRTHAGFYRCIVRNRMGALLQRQTEVQVAYMGSFEDSETQQSVSHGEAAVIRAPRIASFPQPQVTWFRDGRKISPSSRIAITLENTLVILSTVAPDAGRYYVQAVNDKNGDNKTSQPITLTVANVGGPADPIAPTIIVPPRNTSVVAGTSEVTMECVANARPLIKLHIIWKKDGVPLSSGISDYSRRLTILNPALSDSGYYECEAVLRSSSVPAVAEGAYLSVLEPPQFVKEPERHITAEMEKVVAIPCQAKGVPPPEMTWYKDAALIHLDKLSRFQLLADGSLQISGLVPDDTGMFQCFARNAAGEVQTTTYLAVTSIAPNITRGPQDSTVIDGMSVILNCETSGAPRPAITWQKGERILASGSVQLPRFTLLESGSLLLSPAHLADAGTYTCLATNSRGVDEASADLVVWARTRITDPPQDQSVIKGTKAIMNCGVTHDPSVDVRYVWEKDGAPLSPESGPRVRLDEMGTLHISQTWSGDIGTYTCKVVSAGGNDSRSAHLRVRQLPHAPESPVAALSPLEKRAINLTWAKPFDGNSPLLRYVVEVSENNAPWTVLLASVDPELTSVVVRGLVPARSYQFRLCAVNDVGRGQFSKDTERVSLPEEPPSAPPQNVIASGRTNQSIMIQWQPPPESHQNGVLKGYIIRYCLAGLPVGYQFKNITNADVNNLLLEDLIIWTNYEIEVAAYNSAGLGVYSMKVTEWTLQGVPTVPPGNVQTEATNSTTIRFTWNPPSPQFINGINQGYKLIAWEPEHEEEATVVTVRPNFQDSVHVGYVAGLRKFAEYFTSVLCFTTPGDGPRSPPQLVRTHEDVPGPVGHLSFSDILDTSLKVSWQEPLEKNGILTGYRISWEEYNRTNTRVTHYLPNVTLEYRVTGLTALTTYTIEVAAMTSKGQGQVSSSTISSGVPPELPGAPTNLGISNIGPRSVTLQFRPGYDGKTSISRWQVEAQVGQNGESEEWGLVHQLANEPDARSMEVPNLKPYTYYSFRMRQVNIVGTSPPSLPSRRIQTLQAPPDVAPANVTLRTASETSLWLRWMPLLEQEYNGNPDSVGYRIRYTRWDGRGQPAVHVVHDRVEREFTIEDLEEWTQYRVQVQAFNAIGSGPWSHSVVGRTRESVPSSGPSNVSALATSSSSILVRWSDIPEADCNGLILGYKVMYKEKDSEMRVQFWLAEGNASRSAQLSGLGKYTLYEIRVLAFTRIGDGVPSQPPILERTLDDVPGPPVGILFPEVRTTSVRLVWQPPLAPNGIILAYQVTHCLNTTAATAATTEVLEPSARQYMATGLQPEATYLFRIAAQTRKGWGEAAEALVVTTEKRDRPQPPGKPLARQEEVRARSVLLSWEPGSDGLSPVRYYTVQSRELPDGEWALHSASISRNATAFVVDRLKPFTSYKFRVKATNDIGDSEYSEESESLTTLQAAPEEAPTILSVTPHTTTSVLIRWQPPAEDKINGILLGFRLRYRELVYDSLRGFTLRGIGNPGATWAELTPVYAVHNLSEVSLTQYELDNLSKHRRYEIRMSVYNAVGEGPPSPPQEVFVGEAVPTGAPQNVAVQAATATQLDVTWEPPPAESQNGDIQGYKIHFWEAQHQNESMRVKTLFLPENGVKLKNLTGYTSYWVSVAAFNAAGDGPRSPPVKGRTQQAAPSAPGSIRFSELTTTSVNVSWEPPPLPNGILEGYRLVYEPCMPVDGVSKIVTVDVKGNSPLWMKVKDLAEGVTYRFRIRAKTFAYGPDVEANITTGPGEGAPGPPGEPFISRYGTAITIHWSSGDPGQGPITRYVIEARPSDEGLWDILIKDIPKEVTSYTFSMDILKQGVSYDFRVIAVNDYGYGTPSTPSPSVSAQKTNPFYEEWWFLVVIALVGLIFILLLVFVLIIRGQSKKYAKKSDSGNGSKATALSHGEMVSLDEGSFPALELNNRRLSVKNSFCRKNGIYTRSPPRPSPGSLHYSDEDVTKYNDLIPAESSSLTEKPSEVSDSQGSDSEYEVDPGHQKAHSFVNHYISDPTYYNSWRRQQKGISRAQAYSYTESDSGEPDHAPLSNSTSTQQGSLFRPKASRTPTPQTPGNPPSQPGTLYRPPSSLAPGSRAPIAGFSSFV; this is translated from the exons GTACATGATCACGTCGCTGGACCGCACGCACGCTGGCTTCTACCGCTGCATCGTCCGCAACAGGATGGGAGCCCTGCTGCAGCGCCAGACCGAGGTGCAGGTGGCCT ACATGGGGAGCTTCGAGGACAGCGAGACGCAGCAGAGCGTGTCCCACGGGGAGGCGGCCGTCATCCGTGCGCCCCGCATCGCcagcttcccccagccccaggtcaCCTGGTTTCGCGATGGACGGAAGATCTCCCCCAGCAGCCGCAT AGCCATCACGCTGGAGAACACCCTCGTCATCCTCTCCACGGTGGCCCCGGACGCGGGACGTTATTACGTGCAGGCGGTGAATGACAAGAACGGGGACAACAAGACGAGCCAGCCCATCACCCTGACCGTGGCCA ATGTGGGTGGCCCGGCTGATCCCATCGCACCCACCATCATTGTCCCACCCAGGAACACCAGCGTGGTGGCTGGGACCTCGGAGGTGACCATGGAGTGCGTGGCCAACGCCAG accgcTGATCAAGCTGCACATCATCTGGAAGAAGGACGGGGTGCCCCTCTCCAGTGGCATCAGCGACTACAGCCGCCGGCTCACCATCCTCAACCCCGCGCTGAGCGATAGCGGCTACTACGAGTGCGAGGCCGTGCTGCGCAGCAGCAGTGTGCCCGCCGTGGCCGAGGGCGCCTACCTCTCCGTCCTGG AGCCGCCACAGTTCGTCAAGGAGCCGGAGAGGCACATCACGGCCGAGATGGAGAAGGTGGTGGCCATCCCCTGCCAAGCCAAAG GCGTTCCCCCTCCTGAGATGACCTGGTACAAGGACGCTGCCCTCATCCACCTGGACAAGCTGTCCCGCTTCCAGCTCCTGGCAGATGGCAGCCTGCAGATCAGCGGGCTGGTCCCCGACGACACCGgcatgttccagtgctttgccCGCAACGCAGCCGGCGAGGTGCAGACCACCACGTACCTGGCTGTGACCA GCATCGCCCCCAACATCACCAGGGGTCCCCAGGACAGCACGGTGATCGACGGCATGTCCGTAATCCTCAACTGCGAGACCTCGGGGGCTCCGCGCCCGGCCATCACCTGGCAGAAAG GGGAGCGGATCCTGGCCAGCGGCTCGGTGCAGCTCCCGCGCTTCACCCTGCTGGAGTCGGGCAGCCTCCTCCTCAGCCCCGCGCATCTCGCCGACGCCGGCACCTACACCTGCCTGGCCACCAACTCCCGCGGCGTGGACGAGGCATCTGCCGACCTGGTCGTCTGGG CAAGGACACGCATCACTGACCCGCCGCAGGACCAGAGCGTCATCAAGGGGACCAAGGCCATCATGAACTGCGGGGTCACCCACGACCCCAGCGTGGACGTCAG GTATGTCTGGGAAAAGGATGGAGCACCGCTGAGCCCCGAGAGCGGCCCCCGGGTGCGCCTGGATGAGATGGGGACCCTCCACATCTCCCAGACCTGGTCGGGTGACATTGGCACCTACACCTGCAAGGTGGTCTCGGCCGGGGGCAACGACTCACGCAGCGCCCACCTCCGTGTCCG GCAGCTCCCCCACGCCCCTGAGAGCCCTgtggctgccctcagccccctgGAGAAACGGGCCATCAACCTCACCTGGGCCAAGCCCTTCGACGGCAACAGCCCCCTGCTCCGCTACGTCGTGGAGGTCTCCGAGAACA ACGCGCCCTGGACTGTGCTGCTGGCCAGCGTGGACCCCGAGTTGACGTCTGTGGTGGTGCGGGGCTTGGTCCCCGCTCGCTCCTACCAGTTCCGCCTCTGCGCCGTGAACGATGTGGGGAGGGGACAGTTCAGCAAGGACACGGAGAG GGTGTCCCTGCCCGAGgagcctccctctgctcccccccaGAACGTCATCGCCAGTGGCCGCACCAACCAGTCCATCATGATCCAGTGGCAGCCACCCCCCGAGAGCCACCAGAATGGTGTCCTCAAGGGCTACATCATCCG GTACTGCCTGGCTGGGCTACCCGTGGGCTACCAGTTCAAGAACATCACCAACGCTGACGTCAACAACCTGCTCCTGGAGGACCTCATCATCTGGACCAACTACGAGATCGAGGTGGCGGCGTACAACAGTGCCGGCCTGGGGGTGTACAGCATGAAGGTGACCGAGTGGACGCTGCAGGGAG TCCCCACGGTGCCCCCGGGGAACGTGCAGACTGAGGCCACCAACTCCACCACCATCCGCTTCACCTggaacccccccagcccccagttcATCAATGGCATCAACCAGGGGTACAAG CTCATCGCCTGGGAACCGGAGCATGAGGAGGAGGCCACGGTGGTGACGGTGCGGCCCAACTTCCAGGACAGCGTCCACGTGGGCTACGTGGCGGGGCTGCGGAAATTCGCCGAGTACTTCACCTCGGTGCTGTGCTTCACCACCCCGGGGGATGGCCCGCGCAGCCCCCCCCAGCTGGTGCGCACCCACGAGGACG TGCCTGGCCCCGTGGGACATCTCAGCTTCAGTGACATCCTGGACACGTCCCTGAAGGTCAGCTGGCAGGAGCCGCTGGAGAAGAATGGCATCCTGACGG GCTACCGGATCTCCTGGGAGGAGTACAACCGCACCAACACGCGGGTCACCCATTACCTGCCCAACGTCACCCTGGAGTACCGCGTCACCGGCCTCACCGCCCTCACCACCTACACCATCGAGGTGGCCGCCATGACCTCCAAGGGCCAGGGCCAGGTCTCCTCCTCCACCATTTCCTCGGGGGTGCCACCAG AGCTTCCTGGTGCCCCCACCAACCTGGGCATCTCCAACATTGGACCCCGCTCTGTCACCCTCCAGTTTCGCCCGGGCTACGATGGCAAAACCTCCATCTCCCGCTGGCAGGTGGAGGCACAG GTGGGCCAGAACGGCGAGTCCGAAGAGTGGGGGCTTGTCCACCAGCTGGCTAACGAGCCTGACGCCCGCTCCATGGAGGTGCCCAACCTGAAGCCCTACACCTACTACAG TTTCCGCATGCGGCAGGTGAACATCGTGggcaccagcccccccagcctgccctcccGGAGGATCCAGACCCTGCAGGCACCCCCCGACGTGGCACCCGCCAATGTCACCCTGAGGACGGCCAGTGAGACCAGCCTGTGGCTGCGCTGGATG CCCCTCCTGGAGCAGGAGTACAATGGGAACCCCGACTCGGTGGGCTACAGGATCCGGTACACGCGCTGGGACGGGCGCGGGCAGCCGGCGGTGCACGTCGTCCACGACCGCGTGGAGCGGGAGTTCACCATCGAGGATCTGGAGGAGTGGACCCAGTACCGGGTGCAGGTCCAAGCCTTCAACGCCATCGGCTCGGGGCCCTGGAGCCACTCGGTGGTGGGACGCACCCGGGAGTCAG tgccctcctcTGGCCCCAGCAACGTGTCAGCCCTggccacctcctccagcagcataCTGGTCCGATGGAGTGACATCCCCGAGGCAGACTGCAACGGCCTCATCCTGGGCTACAAG GTGATGTACAAGGAGAAGGACTCGGAGATGCGTGTCCAGTTCTGGCTGGCGGAGGGCAATGCCTCCCGCAGTGCCCAGCTGAGCGGGCTGGGCAAGTACACGCTGTACGAGATCCGCGTCCTGGCCTTCACCAGGATCGGCGACGGcgtccccagccagccccccatCCTCGAGCGGACACTGGACGATG TGCCTGGCCCCCCCGTGGGGATCCTCTTCCCTGAAGTGAGGACGACCTCGGTGCGGCTTGTCTGGCAGCCCCCCTTGGCACCCAACGGCATCATCCTGG CGTACCAGGTCACCCACTGCCTTAACACCACCGCGGCCACCGCAGCCACTACGGAGGTGCTGGAGCCCAGTGCCCGCCAGTACATGGCTACTGGCCTCCAGCCGGAGGCCACCTACCTCTTCCGCATCGCAGCCCAGACCCGCAAGGGCTGGGGCGAGGCGGCCGAAGCCCTGGTGGTCACCACAGAGAAGAGAG accgcccgcagccccccgggaaGCCGCTGGCCCGGCAGGAGGAGGTGCGAGCCCGCAGCGTGCTGCTCTCCTGGGAGCCGGGCAGCGACGGGCTCTCCCCGGTCCGATACTACACGGTGCAGAGCCGGGAGTTGCCCGATGGCGAGTGGGCACTGCACTCCGCCTCCATCAGCCGCAACGCCACCGCCTTCGTCGTGGACAG GCTGAAGCCCTTCACCTCCTACAAGTTCCGCGTGAAGGCAACGAATGACATCGGGGACAGCGAGTACAGCGAGGAGTCGGAGTCGCTCACCACCCTGCAGGCGG CCCCAGAGGAAGCCCCCACCATCCTCTCTGTcaccccccacaccaccacctcgGTGCTCATCCGCTGGCAG CCCCCGGCCGAGGACAAGATCAACGGGATCCTGCTGGGTTTCCGCCTCCGGTACCGGGAGCTGGTGTACGACAGCCTGCGCGGCTTCACCCTGCGTGGCATCGGCAACCCCGGTGCCACCTGGGCCGAGCTCACCC CCGTCTACGCCGTGCACAACCTCAGCGAGGTCTCCCTCACCCAGTACGAGCTGGACA accTGAGCAAGCACCGGCGCTATGAGATCCGCATGAGCGTGTACAATGCCGTGGGCgagggcccccccagccccccccaggagGTCTTCGTGGGTGAAGCGG TGCCCACTGGTGCCCCACAGAACGTGGCAGTGCAGGCGGCCACCGCCACCCAGCTGGATGTCACCTGGGAACCGCCACCCGCCGAGAGCCAGAACGGGGACATCCAGGGCTACAAG ATCCACTTCTGGGAAGCCCAGCACCAGAACGAGAGCATGCGGGTCAAGACGCTTTTCCTGCCCGAGAACGGGGTGAAGCTGAAGAACCTGACGGGGTACACCTCGTACTGGGTCAGCGTCGCCGCCTTCAACGCGGCGGGAGacgggccccgcagcccccccgtcAAGGGGAGGACGCAGCAGGCAG CCCCCAGCGCCCCCGGCTCCATCCGATTCAGTGAGCTGACCACCACGTCGGTGAACGTGTCCTGGGAGCCACCACCACTGCCCAACGGCATCCTCGAGGGCTACAGGCTGGTCTATGAGCCCTGCATGCCCGTGGACG GCGTCAGTAAGATCGTGACGGTGGACGTGAAGGGGAACAGCCCGCTGTGGATGAAGGTGAAGGACCTGGCTGAGGGTGTGACGTACCGGTTCCGGATCCGGGCCAAAACCTTCGCCTACGGGCCGGACGTTGAGGCGAACATCACCACGGGGCCTGGGGAAG GTGCCCCCGGTCCCCCCGGCGAGCCCTTCATCTCCCGCTACGGCACGGCTATCACCATCCACTGGTCGAGTGGGGACCCCGGCCAAGGGCCCATCACCAGATACGTCATCGAGGCTCGTCCTTCAG ATGAGGGGCTCTGGGACATCCTCATCAAAGACATCCCCAAGGAGGTGACCTCCTACACCTTCAGCATGGACATCCTCAAGCAGGGGGTCAGCTACGACTTCCGTGTCATTGCCGTCAACGACTACGGCTACGGGACCCCCAGCACGCCGTCCCCCTCTGTGTCAG cccagaaaaccaacccctTCTATGAGGAGTGGTGGTTCCTGGTGGTCATCGCCCTGGTGGggctcatcttcatcctcctgctTGTCTTTGTGCTCATCATCCGCGGGCAGAGCAAGAAGTACGCCAAAAAGTCAGACTCAG GGAATGGCTCCAAGGCGACCGCCCTGAGCCATGGCGAGATGGTGAGCCTGGACGAGGGCAGCTTCCCCGCCCTGGAGCTCAACAACCGCCGCCTCTCTGTCAAGAATTCCTTCTGCCGGAAGAACGGCATCTACACCCG gtCCCCACCAcggcccagccccggcagccTCCACTACTCGGACGAGGATGTGACCAAGTACAACGACCTGATCCCCGCCGAGAGCAGCAGCCTGACAGAGAAGCCCTCCGAGGTCTCCGACTCCCAG GGCAGCGACAGCGAGTACGAGGTGGACCCCGGCCACCAGAAAGCCCACTCCTTCGTCAACCACTACATCAGCGACCCCACTTACTACAACTCCTGGCGGCGGCAACAGAAGGGCATCTCCCGGGCGCAAGCCTACAGCTACACCGAGAGCGACTCGGGGGAGCCCGACCACGCACCCCTCTCCAACAGCACCTCCACCCagcagggcagcctcttccgccCCAAAGCCAGCAGGACTCCCACCCCTCAGACCCCCGGCAACCCCCCCAGCCAACCCGGTACCCTCTACCGCCCGCCCAGCAGCCTGGCCCCCGGCTCCAGAGCCCCCATCGCTGGATTTTCTTCTTTCGTTTGa